A genomic region of Homalodisca vitripennis isolate AUS2020 chromosome 5, UT_GWSS_2.1, whole genome shotgun sequence contains the following coding sequences:
- the LOC124363185 gene encoding protein sprouty homolog 3, protein MADQNGVRGGLVSPRVHLPVRSPRAVASPPEPVTLLQPRPDVQRRVNEYVETPLRPICDDERTSVGVPRHLPSGARHKRVVTKQPGQTFKKDSAGPSASGAGTGGADQCSIICRECGRCRCEACRQPRPVPSLWLCHNFCLCSTESCVDYGSCLCCVKGLMYHCASRDGDDDTCADDPCSCGPHRRLGRWTCLGLTSLCLPCLCCYWPLRALASAAESCYARCTSRGCRCETRHSRPELTPEKRLLHPSPEL, encoded by the coding sequence ATGGCAGATCAGAATGGTGTCCGAGGCGGACTGGTCTCCCCTAGGGTGCATCTGCCGGTGCGGAGTCCGAGGGCAGTCGCCAGTCCGCCGGAGCCCGTCACTCTTCTGCAGCCACGGCCCGACGTCCAGAGGAGGGTCAACGAGTACGTGGAGACTCCACTGAGGCCGATATGTGACGACGAGAGGACTAGTGTGGGGGTGCCGAGGCACCTGCCGAGTGGGGCGCGGCACAAGCGCGTGGTCACCAAGCAGCCCGGCCAGACGTTCAAGAAGGACTCGGCGGGCCCGAGTGCGAGTGGGGCGGGGACGGGGGGTGCGGACCAGTGTTCCATCATCTGTAGGGAGTGCGGACGTTGTAGGTGCGAGGCCTGCCGCCAGCCCAGGCCGGTGCCGTCGCTGTGGCTGTGTCACAACTTCTGCCTGTGCTCGACGGAGTCCTGTGTGGACTACGGCTCGTGCCTGTGTTGTGTGAAGGGACTCATGTACCACTGCGCCTCCAGAGACGGTGACGACGACACCTGTGCCGACGACCCCTGCAGTTGCGGGCCTCACCGCAGGTTGGGCCGGTGGACGTGCCTGGGCCTGACCTCGCTGTGCCTGCCCTGCCTCTGCTGCTACTGGCCCCTCAGGGCCCTCGCCTCCGCCGCAGAGTCCTGCTACGCCCGCTGCACCAGTAGAGGCTGTCGCTGTGAGACGCGCCATTCCCGACCCGAGCTCACGCCCGAGAAACGCTTACTCCACCCCAGCCCCGAACTCTAA